A genomic region of Rhipicephalus sanguineus isolate Rsan-2018 chromosome 1, BIME_Rsan_1.4, whole genome shotgun sequence contains the following coding sequences:
- the LOC119385484 gene encoding uncharacterized protein LOC119385484, giving the protein MEASYHRDKGLCFLSRNCVHLSDRLHQLTEMTREVLGVVVVLAVISLVAAQWQVRPIVSAAGNGPRDFGANVDVRAEGVIHKFPGGGKIIASAEASKSFGRAGGHGWNGPPQGQVGIRAELPIGRK; this is encoded by the exons ATGGAAGCGTCTTACCATAGAGACAAAGGACTCTGCTTCCTGTCTCGCAACTGCGTCCATCTGTCTGACCGCCTCCATCAGCTCACTGAAATGACTCGTGAAGTTCTCGGCGTTGTCGTCGTGCTGGCGG TCATCTCCTTGGTTGCTGCTCAGTGG CAAGTGAGGCCCATCGTGTCCGCAGCAGGCAACGGCCCTCGCGACTTCGGTGCCAACGTCGACGTTCGTGCTGAGGGTGTGATCCACAAGTTCCCTGGTGGCGGCAAGATTATCGCCAGCGCCGAGGCTTCCAAGAGCTTCGGTCGTGCCGGTGGTCATGGCTGGAATGGGCCTCCACAGGGACAGGTCGGCATCCGCGCCGAGCTGCCCATTGGAAGGAAGTAG
- the LOC119391625 gene encoding uncharacterized protein LOC119391625 encodes MCRVSLCVLVLLIAVAMVAGQRGRPNFDFKPDPPRHRLNVFGSASGNSGRNFNANVGVRGEYDLHRSKNGGRITGYAQGSQSFGRFDGHSYRGKPQGEVGVRAHIPF; translated from the exons ATGTGCCGTGTGTCACTTTGTGTTCTCGTTCTTCTCATAG ctGTCGCCATGGTTGCGGGGCAG CGAGGACGTCCAAATTTTGACTTCAAGCCCGATCCTCCTCGA CATCGTCTCAACGTGTTCGGATCTGCGTCAGGCAACAGCGGTCGCAACTTCAACGCCAACGTTGGCGTCCGCGGCGAGTACGACTTGCACCGCTCCAAGAACGGCGGCCGTATTACCGGCTACGCTCAGGGCTCGCAGAGTTTCGGCCGCTTTGACGGCCACTCGTACCGAGGAAAGCCGCAGGGAGAGGTCGGAGTGCGGGCCCACATACCATTCTGA
- the LOC119391636 gene encoding uncharacterized protein LOC119391636, with the protein MSRTRVRLSFVRRAEGARSVSSIPGGVMSSRIVPLCLLFLSVVVLINAQHRPDTIRVPPPRIDLPKIPQPPRTRIDVQGGGSGSQHSVSGSIHHDVYRPNRGPTISIWGQGSHQRHPATGSQGQGQVGVGVRIPIGGRRG; encoded by the exons ATGAGTCGAACCCGTGTCCGACTTTCTTTCGTCCGAAGAGCAGAGGGTGCACGCAGCGTTAGCTCAATTCCAGGCGGCGTCATGTCTTCGAGAATCGTTCCCCTGTGCCTGCTCTTCTTGTCCG TGGTTGTCCTCATCAACGCGCAGCAC AGGCCTGACACGATTAGAGTACCACCACCACGCATTGACCTGCCGAAGATTCCACAACCGCCAAGG ACGCGGATCGACGTGCAAGGAGGCGGTTCTGGGTCCCAGCACAGTGTGAGCGGCAGTATTCACCACGACGTATACCGGCCGAACCGTGGACCAACCATCTCCATCTGGGGACAGGGCTCGCACCAGCGGCACCCAGCCACGGGCAGCCAAGGCCAGGGTCAAGTTGGAGTCGGTGTCAGGATCCCCATAGGAGGGCGCCGCGGATGA
- the LOC119390291 gene encoding uncharacterized protein LOC119390291 encodes MATNDATQTERTHEAPQYPAVSAVALKLPCFWPADPALWFAQVEAQFTTRRIVSQETKFHHVIAALTPTEAAEVRDIILAPPTEQPYDALKRELIRRTTLSEQKRLQQLLTAQDLGDRKPSQLLRGMRQLLGEKASKMDDSLLRQLFLQRLPANVCMVLAAAGDLPLDDLAALADRVLEVATPAISAFEGVKASEVSPVTSTGNCSAELQSLKQEVQRIAQSLEALKIQVERRSRSTSRNRASSRSSDTGRICWYHHRFGDNATKCVSPCAHQGNVPATH; translated from the coding sequence ATGGCGACCAACGACGCTACCCAGACGGAGAGAACCCACGAAGCCCCGCAATATCCTGCCGTCTCAGCAGTTGCACTCAAACTTCCGTGTTTCTGGCCTGCAGACCCTGCTCTTTGGTTCGCTcaagtcgaggcccagtttaCTACAAGAAGAATTGTGTCTCAGGAAACAAAATTCCATCACGTTATTGCGGCCCTAACGCCAACCGAAGCAGCCGAGGTGCGCGATATCATCCTCGCCCCTCCGACCGAGCAGCCATACGACGCGTTGAAACGCGAGCTCATCCGCCGCACCACCCTCTCCGAGCAGAAGCGTCTGCAACAGCTCCTAACAGCCCAAGACCTGGGGGACCGCAAACCATCGCAGTTGCTTCGTGGCATGCGCCAGCTCCTGGGAGAGAAGGCGTCGAAGATGGACGACTCCCTCCTCCGCCAACTGTTTCTCCAACGCCTCCCTGCAAATGTTTGCATGGTTCTTGCAGCGGCTGGCGACTTGCCCCTCGATGACCTCGCCGCTCTCGCTGACAGGGTGTTGGAGGTAGCGACACCGGCGATCTCCGCTTTTGAAGGCGTAAAAGCGAGTGAAGTTTCTCCCGTTACGTCGACTGGAAATTGTTCTGCGGAGTTACAGTCGCTCAAGCAGGAGGTCCAGCGGATTGCACAGTCTCTAGAGGCATTGAAAATCCAGGTAGAAAGACGATCCCGCTCCACTTCACGCAATCGCGCATCGTCTCGCTCTTCTGATACTGGACGCATCTGCTGGTACCATCATCGCTTTGGGGATAATGCAACCAAGTGCGTGTCACCTTGTGCCCACCAGGGAAACGTGCCGGCCACGCACTAA